A stretch of the Flavobacterium aquiphilum genome encodes the following:
- the katG gene encoding catalase/peroxidase HPI, producing MENMNNHNSNGKCPFSGGNPKQSVGSGTRNTDWWPNQLKLNVLRQHSSLSNPMGEDFNYAEAFKSLDLNAVKKDLFDLMTDSQEWWPADYGHYGPFFIRMAWHSAGTYRIADGRGGGGAGTQRFAPLNSWPDNVNLDKARLLLWPIKQKYGKKISWADLMILAGNCALESMGFKTFGFGGGRADVWEPNEDIYWGNEGKWLDDKRYSGDRELENPLAAVQMGLIYVNPEGPNGNPDPIAAAKDIRETFGRMAMNDEETVALIAGGHTFGKTHGAADPNQYVGAEPAAAGIEEQGLGWKNSFGTGNGEYTISSGLEGAWTTTPAKWSNNYFENLFGFEWELYKSPAGANQWRPKNGAGAGTVPDAHNPSKSHAPFMLTTDLSLRFDPVYEAISRRFYENPETFADAFARAWFKLTHRDMGPIARYLGPEVPKEVLIWQDPVPAVTHKLIDANDVDALKAKIAASGLSVSQLVSTAWASASTFRGSDKRGGANGARIRLAPQKNWKVNNPPQLEKVLETLGGIQSAFNSAQSDGKQVSLADLIVLAGGVGIEKAAEQAGKKVIVPFSAGRTDASQNHTDVESFAVLEPEADGFRNYMKTQFTISAEEMLIDKAQLLTLTAPELTVLVGGLRVLNTNFDGSKHGVFTNKPETLTNDFFVNLLDFGTTWKASSDSEEVFEGRDRKTGTVKWTGTRVDLIFGSNSELRALAEVYGCSDSQDQFINDFVAAWTKVMNLDRFDLA from the coding sequence ATGGAAAATATGAATAATCACAATTCTAACGGAAAATGTCCGTTTTCAGGTGGGAACCCAAAACAAAGTGTCGGATCGGGCACGAGAAACACAGACTGGTGGCCAAATCAGTTGAAATTAAATGTTCTTCGTCAGCACTCATCGCTGTCCAATCCGATGGGAGAGGATTTTAATTATGCAGAGGCTTTTAAGAGTCTTGACCTAAATGCGGTTAAAAAAGATCTTTTTGATTTAATGACTGATTCACAAGAATGGTGGCCTGCCGATTACGGTCATTATGGACCTTTCTTCATCCGAATGGCGTGGCACAGCGCAGGAACCTACCGAATTGCTGATGGGCGCGGCGGCGGCGGAGCAGGAACACAACGGTTTGCTCCATTAAACAGTTGGCCTGATAATGTGAATTTGGATAAAGCTCGTTTGCTGTTGTGGCCAATCAAACAGAAATATGGCAAGAAAATTTCTTGGGCTGATCTGATGATCCTTGCCGGAAATTGTGCACTTGAATCAATGGGTTTCAAGACTTTTGGTTTTGGAGGAGGTCGCGCTGACGTTTGGGAACCAAATGAAGATATATATTGGGGTAATGAAGGGAAATGGTTGGATGACAAACGCTATAGTGGAGACCGCGAATTGGAAAATCCGTTGGCCGCCGTTCAAATGGGATTGATTTATGTAAATCCAGAAGGTCCAAACGGAAACCCTGACCCGATTGCCGCCGCTAAAGATATCCGTGAGACTTTTGGTCGAATGGCCATGAATGATGAAGAAACAGTTGCGCTTATCGCCGGAGGTCATACTTTTGGGAAAACTCACGGTGCCGCTGATCCCAACCAATATGTAGGTGCAGAGCCTGCAGCAGCGGGGATTGAAGAGCAAGGTCTTGGTTGGAAAAACTCTTTTGGTACAGGAAATGGGGAATATACCATCAGTAGCGGTCTTGAGGGAGCTTGGACAACTACACCTGCAAAATGGAGTAATAATTATTTCGAAAATCTTTTTGGTTTTGAATGGGAATTGTACAAAAGCCCCGCAGGAGCGAACCAATGGAGACCGAAAAACGGTGCGGGAGCCGGTACCGTTCCGGATGCCCATAATCCATCAAAAAGCCACGCACCGTTTATGCTTACAACCGATTTGTCTTTGAGATTTGACCCGGTTTATGAGGCAATTTCAAGACGTTTTTATGAAAACCCTGAGACATTTGCAGATGCATTTGCCCGTGCTTGGTTCAAACTAACGCACCGTGACATGGGGCCAATTGCACGTTATCTTGGCCCTGAAGTTCCCAAAGAAGTACTTATTTGGCAAGACCCTGTTCCTGCTGTAACTCATAAATTGATTGATGCTAATGATGTTGATGCTTTAAAAGCTAAAATTGCTGCATCGGGATTATCGGTATCTCAATTGGTGTCAACTGCATGGGCTTCGGCATCAACATTCCGGGGTTCTGACAAAAGGGGAGGTGCCAATGGAGCGCGTATTCGTCTTGCTCCGCAAAAGAATTGGAAAGTAAACAACCCTCCGCAATTGGAAAAAGTACTCGAAACATTAGGCGGAATCCAATCAGCGTTCAACAGCGCACAGTCTGACGGAAAACAGGTTTCGTTGGCTGATTTAATCGTTCTTGCCGGAGGTGTCGGAATTGAAAAAGCGGCTGAACAAGCGGGTAAAAAAGTAATTGTTCCTTTCTCGGCAGGAAGAACCGATGCTTCGCAAAACCATACCGATGTGGAATCATTTGCTGTTCTTGAACCGGAAGCCGACGGTTTCCGTAACTATATGAAAACCCAATTCACGATTTCGGCAGAGGAAATGTTAATAGACAAAGCGCAATTGTTGACGCTTACCGCTCCCGAATTGACAGTTTTGGTTGGCGGTTTGCGTGTTCTTAATACGAATTTTGATGGCTCCAAACATGGAGTGTTTACTAACAAACCTGAAACATTGACAAATGATTTCTTTGTGAACTTATTGGATTTTGGTACGACTTGGAAAGCCTCTTCAGATTCGGAGGAAGTGTTTGAAGGACGTGATCGCAAAACAGGAACAGTTAAATGGACGGGAACTCGTGTAGATTTAATCTTCGGTTCAAATTCAGAACTTCGCGCTCTTGCCGAGGTTTATGGATGTTCAGATTCACAGGATCAGTTTATAAATGACTTTGTGGCTGCCTGGACTAAAGTGATGAACTTGGACCGCTTCGACTTAGCGTAA
- a CDS encoding DUF4202 domain-containing protein: MKTIPFLNASAWIDAENEADPNNEIYQDVTYPKELLYSERMYDRLMAFQPNASEAVQIAAKAQHICRWKIARESYPMDRVGYLKWREDLKKFHAKLTSEILKKAGYEDDFIDRVSFLIEKKLLKKDEETQLLEDVVCLVFLEYYLDPFVHKHDTEKLHNIILKTWNKMSEKGHQEALKINYTPENLQLIKDALGL, from the coding sequence ATGAAAACTATCCCATTCTTAAACGCCAGCGCATGGATTGATGCTGAAAACGAAGCCGATCCAAACAATGAAATTTACCAAGATGTAACCTATCCAAAAGAGTTATTATATTCCGAGAGAATGTACGACAGGCTGATGGCCTTTCAACCAAATGCATCAGAAGCTGTTCAAATAGCAGCCAAAGCACAGCACATTTGCCGCTGGAAAATAGCAAGAGAGTCTTATCCTATGGATCGCGTTGGATATTTAAAATGGCGAGAGGATTTAAAAAAATTTCATGCCAAACTGACTTCCGAAATCTTAAAAAAAGCCGGCTATGAAGACGACTTTATTGACCGCGTTTCTTTTTTGATCGAAAAAAAATTACTTAAAAAAGACGAAGAAACACAATTATTGGAAGACGTTGTCTGCCTGGTGTTTCTTGAATATTACTTAGATCCGTTCGTTCATAAACACGACACCGAAAAATTGCACAACATCATTCTGAAAACTTGGAATAAAATGTCTGAAAAAGGACATCAGGAAGCGTTAAAAATCAATTACACTCCAGAAAATCTTCAATTGATAAAAGACGCATTGGGATTATAA
- a CDS encoding PAS domain-containing sensor histidine kinase translates to MYLFALVTIAITVLLSQLLIQYNLNSQLSDSKIINISGKQRMLSQKLTKEILVLNFITDSVQKKEKINQISKIISEWKFNHYSLINGNDSLGFPKEKNQILIQDFENLKPNFDALLKASNTFLENKKQNKNEKDNPKLVQNILDNGAVFLSKMNQIVGEYDKEALEKVRRQSKTEYAILVFTLLVLLLEFIFIFTPTNKKVELLISNLLSSEKKALKLARDTEIISEAKENSVKELKSLNYAMENTLLYCRIATDGTIIHIGEKFSKLIQYNPFLSDKKFGQVLSPIEKEQQFIDNIVTENYRRGWQGEINITTRNEQSIWLDLSMVPVTIKRDASELLIICFDITERKKAVQEVERLNAANIADKLSQQKVISSKIVENQENEQNRIAREIHDGIGQMLTGLKFSLESINLDDKEKSTIKIDYLKKLTLDIIKGVRTATFNLMPPELSDHGINSALAKLTLELSKLTGKNILFYNKTDFNSRLDSLIEINIYRLTQEAINNAIKYADSTHIIVQLSHSATLLSITVDDNGKGFDITAVEKKRNSESGMGMVFMKERIEYINGRVFFNSIPNEGTRITFNVPI, encoded by the coding sequence ATGTATCTATTCGCGTTAGTTACTATTGCTATAACTGTACTTTTGAGCCAACTTCTTATTCAGTACAACCTTAACAGCCAACTCAGCGATTCCAAAATCATAAACATTTCGGGAAAGCAAAGAATGCTAAGCCAAAAACTGACCAAAGAAATTTTGGTACTTAATTTCATTACCGATTCTGTACAAAAAAAAGAAAAAATCAATCAGATTTCAAAAATCATATCCGAGTGGAAATTTAATCACTACTCCCTTATAAACGGAAATGACAGTCTGGGTTTTCCAAAAGAAAAAAATCAAATTCTAATTCAGGATTTTGAAAATTTAAAACCCAATTTTGATGCGTTGCTTAAGGCCAGCAACACTTTTTTGGAAAACAAAAAACAAAATAAAAACGAAAAAGACAACCCAAAATTGGTTCAAAACATACTTGACAACGGTGCTGTTTTCCTTTCGAAAATGAACCAAATTGTAGGTGAATACGATAAAGAAGCCCTTGAAAAAGTAAGACGTCAAAGCAAAACGGAATATGCCATTCTGGTCTTTACATTATTGGTTTTATTACTCGAATTTATATTCATTTTCACACCTACCAACAAAAAAGTTGAACTGTTAATTTCTAATCTTTTATCTTCAGAAAAGAAAGCTTTAAAACTGGCAAGGGACACCGAAATTATCAGCGAAGCCAAAGAAAACTCAGTAAAAGAATTGAAATCGCTCAATTATGCAATGGAGAACACCCTTCTCTATTGCCGAATTGCAACTGACGGGACTATTATTCATATTGGTGAAAAGTTTTCCAAACTTATTCAATACAACCCATTTCTTTCGGATAAAAAATTCGGACAGGTACTCAGTCCAATCGAAAAAGAACAACAATTCATCGACAACATCGTAACCGAAAACTATCGCAGAGGCTGGCAAGGCGAAATAAACATCACCACCCGTAACGAACAATCGATTTGGCTAGATTTATCGATGGTTCCCGTAACGATAAAAAGAGATGCATCGGAACTGTTGATTATTTGTTTTGACATTACCGAACGAAAAAAAGCCGTACAAGAAGTCGAACGTTTAAACGCAGCGAACATTGCCGACAAATTGAGTCAACAAAAGGTGATTTCGAGCAAGATTGTCGAAAATCAGGAAAACGAACAAAACCGTATCGCCAGAGAAATTCATGACGGAATCGGGCAAATGTTGACGGGACTGAAATTCAGCCTTGAAAGTATCAATCTGGACGACAAAGAAAAATCTACTATAAAAATAGATTACCTAAAAAAATTGACCCTCGACATCATCAAGGGTGTTCGTACCGCCACATTCAATTTGATGCCACCAGAATTGAGCGACCACGGAATCAATTCGGCTCTTGCCAAACTTACTTTGGAACTTTCTAAACTAACCGGGAAAAATATTCTTTTTTACAACAAAACCGATTTTAACAGCCGATTGGATTCCTTAATCGAAATCAATATTTACCGATTGACGCAGGAAGCCATCAACAATGCCATCAAATACGCCGATTCTACACATATTATAGTACAACTTTCACATAGCGCCACCCTGCTGAGCATCACCGTTGACGATAACGGAAAAGGATTTGACATTACTGCCGTCGAAAAAAAGAGAAACAGCGAATCAGGAATGGGCATGGTATTCATGAAAGAAAGAATTGAATACATCAATGGACGCGTTTTCTTCAATTCGATTCCAAACGAAGGGACGAGGATTACTTTCAATGTACCGATTTAA
- a CDS encoding glyoxalase, with translation MINAKSIRPFIGSKDFGISRRFYQDLGFQEIVLAPNFSYFETKEIGFYLQDAYVKDWIDNTMLFLEVEDVKQFWTELLALDLPSKYENVKLIPIREMDWGKECFIHDPSGILWHVGEFNK, from the coding sequence ATGATCAACGCCAAATCCATCCGCCCATTTATAGGTTCCAAAGACTTTGGGATTTCAAGACGTTTTTATCAAGACTTAGGTTTTCAGGAAATTGTCTTGGCTCCTAATTTTTCTTATTTTGAAACCAAAGAAATTGGATTCTACCTACAGGACGCCTATGTCAAAGATTGGATAGACAACACCATGCTCTTTTTGGAAGTCGAAGATGTCAAGCAATTTTGGACGGAACTTTTAGCTTTAGATCTCCCTTCGAAGTATGAAAACGTAAAATTGATCCCGATTCGGGAAATGGATTGGGGCAAAGAATGTTTTATTCATGACCCTTCGGGGATTTTGTGGCATGTTGGGGAGTTTAATAAGTAG
- the nirD gene encoding nitrite reductase small subunit NirD → MEDLLNQYKTVNSNEVKIWFKAGNIKDFPSNRGGCIKYKNKQIAVFNFERRNTWYACQNACPHRMEMVLSRGMTGSTDDIPKIACPMHKKTFSLIDGSNLNGEDYSIATYPVKVEGDEVFVGFLE, encoded by the coding sequence ATGGAAGATTTATTAAACCAATACAAAACGGTAAACTCAAACGAAGTGAAAATTTGGTTCAAAGCTGGAAACATCAAAGATTTTCCAAGCAACAGAGGCGGATGCATCAAATACAAAAACAAACAAATCGCTGTTTTTAACTTCGAAAGAAGAAATACATGGTATGCTTGCCAAAATGCCTGCCCGCACAGAATGGAAATGGTTTTATCGAGAGGAATGACCGGTTCGACAGATGACATCCCAAAAATTGCCTGTCCTATGCACAAAAAGACATTCTCTTTGATCGATGGTTCCAATCTAAACGGTGAAGATTACTCAATTGCTACTTATCCGGTAAAAGTTGAAGGTGATGAAGTATTCGTTGGGTTTTTAGAATAA
- the nirB gene encoding nitrite reductase large subunit NirB, producing MINVIVVGNGMVGYKFCEKFIAKSGQENYQITVFGEEPRRAYDRVHLSEYFAGKSAEDLSLSPKTWYEENNIILNTSELITDINREQKTVHTHLEKTYSYDYLVLATGSAAFVPPIEGVEKEGVFVYRTIEDLDAIMAYAKKIKANGSTEAAVLGGGLLGLEAAKAVRDLGLNAHVVEFAPRLMPRQLDQGASDMLQSKIEELNIGIHLNKATQYIDGEGSIKGMMFENDDLLKVDMLVISAGIKPRDELGRVSGLEVGVRGGIVVNNKMQTSDPNIFAIGEVALYNHMIYGLVAPGYEMADVAAEQILNGEKTMRETIDMSTQLKLIGVEVASFGDPFIENENVTAIVYENKFSGIYKRINVTKDGKTLLGGILVGDSSDYNGLFQIYANAMALPANPEDLILGSRGGEGSTLGSAADLPDTAVICSCENVTKGALCCSLIDGTAETFNDVVKLTKATTGCGGCKPMVADIVKATQKSLGKEVKESVCEHFKYTRQELFDIVKINKYVNFYEVIDHHGNGDGCEICKPVVASIFSSIYNDTANKHVTTQDTNDRFLANIQRNGTYSVVPRVAGGEITPEKLIVIGEVAKQFDLYTKITGAQRVDLFGAHLDDLPKIWKVLIDNGFESGHAYGKSLRAVKSCVGNAWCRYGMDDSAGFAIELENRYKGIRAPHKIKGGVSACIRECAEARGKDFGLIAVEGGWNLYICGNGGANPKHAVLLAEQIDKETVIKYMDRFLMYYIRTAGPLVRTSTWLEKLEGGLDYLKEVIIFDRLGICETLEAEMEKLVGTFECEWKQVLEKPRLMKRFSHFVNTDEKDDNIEYVPLRDQKMPRPW from the coding sequence ATGATTAATGTGATAGTAGTCGGAAACGGCATGGTAGGTTATAAATTTTGCGAAAAATTCATCGCGAAATCTGGACAAGAGAATTATCAAATTACAGTATTTGGAGAAGAACCAAGACGTGCTTATGACAGAGTTCACTTAAGTGAATACTTTGCTGGTAAAAGCGCTGAAGATTTGTCTCTTTCACCTAAAACATGGTATGAAGAGAACAATATTATATTAAACACTTCGGAGTTAATTACAGATATTAACAGAGAACAGAAAACAGTTCATACACACTTAGAAAAAACGTATTCGTATGACTACTTAGTTTTAGCTACCGGTTCTGCGGCTTTTGTACCGCCAATTGAGGGAGTTGAAAAAGAAGGGGTTTTTGTTTACAGAACTATCGAAGATCTTGACGCTATTATGGCTTACGCCAAAAAAATAAAAGCAAACGGTTCTACTGAAGCTGCCGTTTTGGGTGGAGGTTTATTAGGTCTTGAGGCCGCCAAAGCGGTTCGTGACTTAGGACTTAATGCTCACGTAGTAGAATTTGCTCCAAGATTGATGCCAAGACAATTGGATCAAGGTGCGAGCGATATGCTTCAATCTAAAATTGAAGAATTGAATATAGGCATTCATCTGAATAAAGCAACACAATATATAGATGGAGAAGGCTCTATAAAGGGGATGATGTTTGAGAATGATGATTTGTTAAAAGTTGATATGTTGGTTATATCGGCCGGAATCAAACCTCGCGACGAACTAGGAAGAGTTTCCGGACTTGAAGTAGGCGTTAGAGGCGGTATTGTGGTAAACAATAAAATGCAAACATCAGATCCAAATATTTTCGCTATCGGAGAAGTTGCCTTATACAACCATATGATATACGGGCTTGTGGCTCCTGGTTATGAAATGGCCGATGTTGCCGCCGAGCAAATCCTCAATGGGGAGAAAACAATGAGAGAAACCATCGATATGTCAACTCAATTGAAATTGATTGGAGTTGAAGTTGCGAGTTTTGGTGATCCTTTTATCGAAAATGAAAATGTAACTGCAATTGTTTATGAGAACAAATTCAGCGGCATCTATAAAAGAATAAATGTCACCAAAGACGGAAAAACATTATTGGGAGGAATCCTTGTGGGAGATTCATCAGATTACAATGGTTTGTTCCAAATTTACGCCAACGCAATGGCCTTGCCTGCAAATCCGGAAGATTTGATTTTAGGTTCTCGTGGTGGTGAAGGATCTACACTAGGAAGCGCAGCCGACCTGCCTGATACTGCAGTAATTTGCTCTTGCGAAAACGTAACCAAAGGCGCACTTTGTTGCTCACTTATCGACGGAACTGCAGAAACTTTTAACGATGTGGTAAAATTAACCAAAGCAACAACGGGTTGTGGTGGTTGTAAACCAATGGTTGCCGACATCGTAAAAGCTACCCAAAAATCACTTGGGAAAGAAGTAAAAGAATCTGTTTGCGAACACTTTAAATACACAAGACAAGAATTATTTGATATCGTAAAAATCAACAAATACGTTAATTTCTACGAAGTAATCGACCATCACGGAAATGGAGATGGTTGTGAGATTTGTAAGCCGGTTGTAGCTTCGATTTTCTCAAGTATCTACAACGACACCGCAAACAAACACGTAACTACTCAAGATACCAACGACCGATTCCTTGCGAATATTCAAAGAAACGGAACTTACTCAGTAGTACCTAGAGTTGCCGGAGGTGAAATCACTCCTGAAAAACTAATCGTAATTGGTGAAGTGGCCAAACAATTTGATTTGTACACTAAAATAACCGGAGCACAACGTGTGGATTTATTCGGAGCTCACTTGGATGATTTGCCAAAAATCTGGAAAGTACTAATCGACAACGGTTTTGAAAGTGGTCACGCATACGGAAAATCATTGAGAGCTGTAAAAAGTTGCGTAGGTAACGCTTGGTGTCGTTACGGAATGGACGACAGTGCCGGATTCGCTATCGAATTGGAAAATCGTTACAAAGGTATCCGTGCCCCTCACAAAATAAAAGGTGGAGTTTCGGCATGTATCAGAGAATGTGCCGAGGCTAGAGGAAAAGATTTTGGTTTAATCGCTGTTGAAGGCGGATGGAATCTTTACATCTGCGGAAACGGTGGAGCCAATCCAAAACACGCTGTACTATTGGCTGAACAAATCGACAAAGAAACAGTTATCAAATATATGGACCGTTTTCTAATGTACTATATCCGTACTGCAGGACCATTGGTTAGAACATCTACTTGGTTAGAAAAACTGGAAGGTGGATTGGATTACCTAAAAGAAGTTATCATTTTTGACAGATTAGGCATCTGTGAAACATTGGAAGCTGAAATGGAAAAACTAGTTGGAACTTTCGAATGTGAGTGGAAACAAGTTCTTGAAAAACCAAGACTGATGAAACGTTTCAGCCACTTCGTTAATACAGATGAGAAAGACGACAACATTGAATACGTACCATTAAGAGACCAAAAAATGCCAAGACCTTGGTAA
- a CDS encoding iron chaperone — MKIDYKSVDEYIQTFPKDTQIILENVRQVIIKNAPEAVESISYGMPAYKTYGKPLVYFAGYKKHIGFYATPTGHSEFSNELSVYKQGKGSVQFPLDHPIPYWLIEQIVIFRVKENEARKDSKLLGR; from the coding sequence ATGAAAATTGATTATAAATCGGTTGACGAATACATTCAAACCTTCCCAAAAGATACGCAAATTATTTTGGAAAATGTTCGTCAGGTCATTATAAAAAATGCGCCCGAAGCTGTCGAAAGTATCTCCTATGGAATGCCTGCTTACAAAACCTACGGAAAGCCATTGGTCTATTTTGCAGGCTATAAAAAACACATTGGATTTTATGCAACTCCGACAGGGCATTCTGAGTTTTCTAATGAACTTTCGGTTTACAAACAAGGAAAAGGTTCAGTTCAATTTCCTCTCGATCATCCCATTCCTTACTGGCTGATAGAACAAATTGTTATTTTTAGAGTGAAAGAGAATGAGGCTAGAAAAGATTCTAAGTTGCTGGGACGCTAA